Proteins from a genomic interval of Capsicum annuum cultivar UCD-10X-F1 chromosome 4, UCD10Xv1.1, whole genome shotgun sequence:
- the LOC107868795 gene encoding uncharacterized protein LOC107868795 → MVRGTDEHGYSCLPTFSYMINVLNVGTTYSIMVNKVDCRFTCCFLSLGPCIRGFTHMRKVIVVDDTHLYGKYEGMLLSAVEQNTENHIYPIAFCVIDKENYASWMFFFEKLKSIVIDGPDLCFISDRHKSIANGIVKAYSHAYHGYCMRHLGENLWAYSPEEFSDHFVEFKNYYPEVAFFLEHEVGFEKWSRAYFSRNRFDVMTTNISESVNAILIDEREYPVVSIFNSIAKWFDEIFRKRRAYGLKCKDNKFVSTVEKILRDNMSERDSFYVENISGDERKFDLVKIPCVHAMATLRLKHGEDYSLRVYYYSLPLYKVEEYLLAYSESINVVPLKSE, encoded by the exons ATGGTTAGAGGGACTGATGAGCACGGGTATTCCTGCCTGCCCACTTTTTCGTACATGATCAACGTTCTTAATGTTGGCACTACCTATTCCATCATGGTGAACAAGGTCGATTGTAGGTTTACGTGCTGCTTTTTATCGTTGGGCCCTTGCATTAGGGGATTTACCCACATGAGGAAGGTTATTGTGGTTGATGACACTCATTTATATGGCAAGTACGAGGGCATGCTACTAAGCGCGGTTGAACAGAATACGGAGAACCATATTTATCCCATTGCCTTTTGCGTTATTGACAAGGAGAACTATGCATCTTGGATGTTcttctttgagaagctgaagtctaTTGTGATCGATGGACCAGATTTATGCTTTATCTCTGATAGGCACAAGAGCATCGCCAACGGTATCGTGAAAGCGTACAGCCATGCTTATCACGGGTACTGCATGAGGCACCTAGGTGAAAATCTCTGG GCATATTCTCCCGAGGAGTTTAGCGACCATTTTGTGGAATTCAAGAACTACTATCCCGAGGTAGCCTTTTTCCTCGAGCATGAGGTTGGTTTTGAGAAATGGAGCAGGGCATATTTCTCCCGTAATAGGTTTGACGTGATGACCACAAATATTTCCGAGTCGGTGAATGCTATATTGATTGACGAAAGGGAGTACCCCGTGGTATCCATATTCAATTCGATTGCCAAGTGGTTTGATGAAATATTCAGGAAGAGGCGTGCCTACGGCCTCAAATGTAAGGATAACAAATTTGTTTCGACCGTCGAAAAGATCTTAAGAGACAATATGAGCGAGCGCGACTCCTTCTATGTAGAGAACATAAGTGGGGACGAAAG GAAGTTTGACCTGGTCAAAATACCATGTGTTCACGCGATGGCCACTTTACGATTGAAGCATGGTGAAGATTATAGTTTGAGAGTCTATTATTACTCTTTACCCCTGTATAAAGTGGAAGAGTACCTCCTTGCATATTCAGAATCAATTAATGTTGTCCCTTTGAAGTCCGAATGA
- the LOC124897677 gene encoding protein MNN4-like: MDIAATDEKGEEEKKEEETKEDNATDEEEEVKDEEMTPEVEEENEEKRKEDSEKKSEEEEDKIEKTVKEELVVEKRRNHHQKKRRKMIRKKLKNRRKNRKKKKWM; this comes from the coding sequence ATGGACATAGCTGCAacagatgaaaaaggtgaagaagagaagaaagaagaagaaacgaaagaggataatgcaacagatgaagaagaagaagtaaaagATGAGGAGATGACACctgaagtagaagaagaaaatgaggagaaaagaaaagaagatagtgaaaagaaatcagaagaagaagaagacaaaatcGAGAAGACAGTTAAAGAAGAATTAGTGGTcgagaagagaagaaatcatcatcagaagaagagaaggaaaatgataagaaagaagtTGAAGAACAGGAGAAAAAAcaggaagaaaaagaaatggaTGTGA